A section of the Paracoccaceae bacterium genome encodes:
- a CDS encoding methyltransferase domain-containing protein, with protein sequence MGEKFLDKVYEIEGSDDVRRFYETWADSYDAEAADNGYATPARCAKTLSLIAQRDVELLDFGCGTGLSGQAFHDAGFTNMHGMDLSAQMLEQARAKDIYRTLTVINADDAPPIRRGAYQVIAAVGVIGAGAAPVEVFDQLFNALGPGGLFVFSYNDHTLEDPRFEARVNDAFLAGQVKIRHREYGPHLPARNMKSVVYILEKQ encoded by the coding sequence ATGGGCGAAAAATTCCTCGATAAAGTCTACGAAATCGAAGGCTCGGACGATGTGCGGCGGTTTTATGAAACCTGGGCAGACAGCTATGATGCCGAAGCTGCCGATAACGGCTATGCCACTCCGGCGCGTTGTGCGAAGACGCTGTCGCTGATTGCACAGCGGGATGTTGAGCTGCTTGATTTCGGTTGCGGAACCGGGCTGTCCGGGCAGGCATTTCATGACGCCGGGTTCACCAACATGCATGGGATGGACCTGTCGGCACAGATGTTGGAACAGGCGCGCGCCAAAGACATTTATCGAACCCTGACGGTCATCAATGCCGATGACGCGCCACCGATCCGGCGCGGTGCCTATCAGGTTATCGCAGCCGTCGGGGTTATCGGCGCAGGGGCCGCACCGGTGGAGGTCTTTGACCAGCTGTTCAACGCGCTTGGGCCCGGCGGGTTGTTCGTGTTTTCCTATAACGATCACACGCTCGAAGATCCGAGGTTCGAAGCACGCGTGAACGATGCTTTCCTTGCCGGACAGGTGAAAATCCGCCATCGTGAGTACGGGCCACATCTGCCCGCGCGCAACATGAAGTCGGTCGTCTATATCCTTGAAAAACAATAA
- a CDS encoding methylenetetrahydrofolate--tRNA-(uracil(54)-C(5))-methyltransferase (FADH(2)-oxidizing) TrmFO has translation MTFSDPLNIIGGGMAGAEAAWQAAEAGVPVVIHEMRPKVGTFAHKTGKLAEMVCSNSFRSDDDEQNAVGLLHWEMRAAGGLIMAAADQHSVPAGGALAVDREPFSQMVTDRLAEHPLITIRSGEVTALPDDGHWIIATGPLTSGNLAEAIRTETGTDALAFFDAIAPIVHAESIDMSQAWMQSRYDKGETEAQRTAYINCPMDRDTYEAFIDALIASDKTEFHEGETAKYFDGCLPIEVMAQRGRETLRFGPMKPVGLTNPHAPEVKPYAVVQLRRDNALGTLFNIVGFQTKMKYGAQGDVLRMIPGLQDARFARLGGIHRNTFLNSPTLLDDQMRLKSRPNIRFAGQITGVEGYVESAAMGLLAARLAVAEMAGRALPAVPATTATGALVTHITGGADAKTFQPMNVNFGLFPPVDLKGGRKNRPARYRAYTDRAKADWLGWLGNEGLDAA, from the coding sequence ATGACATTTTCAGACCCCCTCAATATCATCGGCGGCGGCATGGCGGGTGCCGAAGCGGCCTGGCAGGCGGCCGAGGCTGGCGTGCCGGTCGTGATCCACGAAATGCGCCCCAAGGTTGGCACCTTCGCCCACAAGACCGGAAAACTGGCCGAGATGGTGTGTTCGAATTCCTTCCGCAGCGATGACGATGAACAGAACGCCGTCGGCCTGTTGCACTGGGAAATGCGCGCTGCCGGGGGGCTGATCATGGCCGCGGCGGATCAGCATTCCGTTCCCGCAGGTGGCGCGCTTGCCGTTGACCGCGAACCGTTCAGCCAGATGGTCACCGACCGCCTGGCCGAGCATCCGCTGATCACGATCCGGTCCGGAGAGGTCACCGCCCTGCCCGATGACGGCCACTGGATTATCGCAACCGGCCCGCTGACCTCGGGCAACCTGGCCGAGGCGATCCGTACTGAGACCGGGACCGATGCACTTGCCTTCTTCGACGCGATTGCCCCCATCGTCCATGCCGAGTCCATCGACATGTCGCAGGCCTGGATGCAGTCACGATACGACAAGGGCGAGACCGAGGCGCAGCGCACTGCCTATATCAACTGCCCGATGGATCGCGATACTTATGAGGCGTTCATCGATGCGCTGATCGCCTCTGACAAAACCGAATTTCACGAAGGCGAAACGGCGAAATACTTCGACGGCTGCTTGCCGATCGAGGTGATGGCCCAACGGGGCCGTGAGACGCTGCGCTTTGGCCCGATGAAGCCGGTCGGGCTGACCAATCCGCATGCGCCCGAGGTGAAACCCTATGCGGTGGTGCAGCTGCGTCGCGACAATGCGTTGGGGACGCTGTTCAACATCGTCGGCTTCCAGACAAAGATGAAGTACGGCGCGCAAGGTGATGTTTTGCGGATGATTCCCGGGCTTCAGGATGCGCGTTTTGCGCGGCTGGGTGGTATCCACCGCAATACATTCCTGAACTCTCCGACATTGCTGGACGATCAGATGCGGCTGAAATCGCGGCCCAACATTCGCTTTGCCGGGCAGATCACCGGGGTTGAGGGCTACGTCGAAAGTGCGGCGATGGGGCTGTTGGCGGCGCGGCTGGCGGTGGCCGAAATGGCGGGCCGTGCCCTGCCGGCGGTACCGGCGACAACCGCAACCGGTGCGCTGGTGACGCATATCACCGGCGGCGCGGATGCGAAGACGTTCCAGCCGATGAACGTGAACTTCGGGCTGTTCCCGCCGGTCGATCTGAAGGGCGGACGCAAAAACCGCCCGGCGCGATATCGCGCCTACACCGACCGCGCCAAGGCCGATTGGTTGGGCTGGCTGGGGAATGAAGGGCTGGACGCTGCCTGA